CAGCGCCCCCCGTCCGGCAGCTCGAAGGCGGGGTCGCCGGTCCGGCGATGCCGCTCGAGGATCGCCTCGTTCAGGGCCGCCAGCGCCGCGTACACCACCGGCACCGTATGGCCCGCCGCGAGCACGAACCGGTCCTGGAACGGCCGCCACGGCCGGAGGAGGTCCCACCGCATCGCCCCCGACAGCAGGGTCGACAGCAGGAGGTGGACCTTGGACCTCGAGCCCCCCGGATGGCCGCTCTGCCGGTGATTGAGCATCAGGTCGATGGTCTCGTCGACGACGTCCTTGACGACCTCCCAGCGGTCGAACTCCTTCTCGGCCTTCTCGTATAGGGTGTCCACGTCGCTCATGCCGTTATTATGGCGTAGGTAGCGTCGGAGCTTGGGAGAGCGCGATGGACCTCGCGATCGAGACGCGCGGACTGAAGCGGACCTACGGCGATCTCGTGGCCGTGGACGGGATCGACCTCGAGGTGCCGCGGGGGGCGTTCTACGGCTTCCTCGGTCCGAACGGGGCCGGCAAATCCACGACCATCAAGGTGCTGACCGGACTCCTCCGCCCCACGTCGGGCTCGATGCGCATCCTCGGAATCGACCCGCTCGTCGATCCGGTGGAAGTCAAGCGGCGCGTGGGCGTGATGCCGGAGGACCTCGCCCTCTTCGAGCGCTTGACCGGGACGGAGACCCTCGCGTTCGTGGGCCAGGTGCACGGCCTGAGCGCTCCGACCCTCCGCTCCCGCTCGAAGGAGCTGCTCGAGCTGATGGACCTCGGGACGGCCGCGGACGACCTGGTCGCCGATTACTCCCACGGGATGCGCAAGAAGATCGCGCTGGCGGCCGCGCTCCTCCCCGGGCCGAAGCTGCTGTTCCTGGACGAGCCGTTCGAGGGGATCGACGCGGTGGCGTCGCACCAGATCAAGGACCTCCTCCTGGCGTTCGTCGAGCGGGGCGGAACGGTGTTCCTCACATCGCACATTCTCGAGATCGTGGAGCGGATCTCGAACCACATCGGGGTGATCCACCGGGGCCGCCTGGTGGCGCAAGGACCGATGGCCGATCTCAGGGCCGGCGCGGGAGGGGGGAAGACGCTCGAGGAGATCTTCCTCGGCCTCGTCGGGGCCGGGGACGCCGGGCGCGCGGCGCTGGACTGGCTCGCGGGATGATCCGCCTCCTCCGCGCCTTCGCCTGGCTCCGCTGGCGGCTCCTCGCCAACGGGTTCCGCAAGAGCCGCCGGGACGCGCTCGAGCGCGTCTCCCGGGCGGCCGAGATCGCCGTCCCCGTGATCGTGGGGCTCTTCGCCGTGCCCGCCGCCCTCGCTCTGACCGCGAGCGCGTTCATCGGGGGGCTCCTCGCGTCGAGCTCCGAGACCGCCCGGATCGTGCTCGCGATCGTGCCGCGGGCGCTCCTCGCGGTGCTCACGTTCGTGACCCTCGTCGGCCCGCTGCTGCGCTCGATGCAGGGATCGACCCTGGGCCTCGCGAGACTGACGCTCCTTCCGATCCCCCGCGGGCTGCTGCACATCGTCGAGGTCGTGACCGGGCTCGCGGACCCGTGGGTCCTCGCGGTGCTCCCCGGGCTCTTCGCCCTGCCCCTGGGGCTCCTCGCCTCGGGATCGGTGGCCGCGGCCGCAGTGACCCTCGCGGCGGGGGTCGCGCTCGCCGCCTTCCTCGCGTCGCTCTCGAGCTCGATGTCGTTCGTCGTCGCGCTCCTCCTGCGCGGCCGGCGCCGCGGCGAGTGGATCACCCTGGCGTTCATGGCGCTGTTGTCGTTCGCCGGTTTCCTCCCGGCCGTCTTCTCGAGCCTTCCGGGGTCGCATGTGGCCGTCGAGAGGAGGGTCGCGGCCCGGCCCGACCCCGCCTTCCTGGCGTGGACCCGGCTCGTGCCCTCGGAGATGTACGGTCTGGCGCTGAAGCGAAGCATCGAGGGCCGGCCGGCGGGCGCGCTGGCTCCTCTGGCCGGCCTGGCCGCGACAGGCGCGGGGCTCTTCGGCCTGTCGTGGGTCGCTTACCGGCGACTCCTCGAAACCCCGGCGGGAAGCTCGGCCCGCCGGCAAGGAGAGCTTCGGGGGACGCGGCTCGCGCGGATCCCCGGGCTCAAGCCGGCCGCATCCGCGGTGGCGCTGGCCGAGGCGCGCCTCGTGCT
The genomic region above belongs to Terriglobia bacterium and contains:
- a CDS encoding ABC transporter ATP-binding protein; this translates as MDLAIETRGLKRTYGDLVAVDGIDLEVPRGAFYGFLGPNGAGKSTTIKVLTGLLRPTSGSMRILGIDPLVDPVEVKRRVGVMPEDLALFERLTGTETLAFVGQVHGLSAPTLRSRSKELLELMDLGTAADDLVADYSHGMRKKIALAAALLPGPKLLFLDEPFEGIDAVASHQIKDLLLAFVERGGTVFLTSHILEIVERISNHIGVIHRGRLVAQGPMADLRAGAGGGKTLEEIFLGLVGAGDAGRAALDWLAG